The segment CTCAATTTGCCGAGATCATCTATGTGATTACAAAATTTCTAGATTTAATTCTGTCACTTCCATACATTGTTAGCGGCCAAGACAAAAAAATCGTATTCTTTCAAAAAATTCTTCTGCCATTCGGAACAATATTTGCTGAGACTCACAAGAAAACCCTTCTTCATGTGGACGAACAAGCTGCAAAACTCATTGGCTCAAAAGAAAGATACGCAAAGCTCATCTGGAAACTTCAAGGCCTTCTCCAAACAAAACCTTTCCCCGCTCCACCATCTCCTGTGATTTTGTTTATGATCAATCCCTTGACAACTAATGGTTTAGACAAATATTTCCAAAAGCATTTCGGACTCGACGTGAGAATCAAAAATCTCGTCGGCCACTACCCTATGTAAAAGAGGATACCATGACAGACCAACAAAAGATCGAAGCAAATATTTCCACTTTAGCCCTTTCATTAGGATCATCCGCTGCGATGGCGATGGGGCTGGCCCCAAATCCAATGAATGGTAAAATCGAAAAAAATATCGAAGTTGCTAAATTCAATATCGACATGCTGATGGTTTTAAAAGATAAAACCAAAGCCAATCTCACAAAAGAAGAGGAAAATCTTCTCCACAGAATGATTGTCGATCTTCAAACTAAATTCGTACAGGTTAAATAAGACAAATAAAAAACATAAGGAGTGAATATGAGCAAACTACTCGCTTTAATTCTCACGCTAGGTTTTATTTCTTCATCCCATACGCAAGCACAAGAAGCCGCGTATACGATGAAGCTAAGCGCCCCCCTACCGGCAAATATTTTTAGCGAACTCGCTAAGAAAATCAGCCCTGCCGTCGTCAGCATTTCTGTCAGCATCAACTACAAAAATAGACTTCCCCCTGGTGCTTATCAAGATCCATTCTGGCAATTCTTCGAGCAGTACGGCCAACCCGGAGGCTCCGGAGGCATGCCTCAACCAACCCCGGGAGATCTTAAAAATTTTCAACCCGTAGGCACAGGATTCATCATTGAGTCTGATGGATTGATTCTTACAAACTTTCACGTGATCGAAAATGCGGATAGTATTTATGTTCACGTTGCAAACAACGAAGAAAAATCCTTTGAAGCCAAACTCATCGGTGGGGATAAGAGAACTGACGTCGCCATTCTTAAAATCAACGCGGGAAAAAAACTCCCCGTCGCAGATTTAGGTTCTAGCGATAAAGTGGAAGTTGGAGAATGGGTTTCGGCCTTCGGAAATCCTTATGGCCATGAGTTCAGCATGACCAAGGGAATTATTTCGGCAAAAGGTCGTAAAATCAGAGATCTTAACGCGGTTCCATTCTTACAAACCGATGCTGCGATTCATCCTGGAAATTCTGGCGGGCCACTTGTCAATATCAAGGGCGAAGTGATCGGCGTAAACACGGCCGTTGATGCAAGAGCCGTTGGCAGCATTGGTTTTGCTATTCCTATTGATCACATTA is part of the Bdellovibrionota bacterium genome and harbors:
- a CDS encoding DUF1844 domain-containing protein, coding for MTDQQKIEANISTLALSLGSSAAMAMGLAPNPMNGKIEKNIEVAKFNIDMLMVLKDKTKANLTKEEENLLHRMIVDLQTKFVQVK
- a CDS encoding trypsin-like peptidase domain-containing protein; amino-acid sequence: MSKLLALILTLGFISSSHTQAQEAAYTMKLSAPLPANIFSELAKKISPAVVSISVSINYKNRLPPGAYQDPFWQFFEQYGQPGGSGGMPQPTPGDLKNFQPVGTGFIIESDGLILTNFHVIENADSIYVHVANNEEKSFEAKLIGGDKRTDVAILKINAGKKLPVADLGSSDKVEVGEWVSAFGNPYGHEFSMTKGIISAKGRKIRDLNAVPFLQTDAAIHPGNSGGPLVNIKGEVIGVNTAVDARAVGSIGFAIPIDHIKSILPALKKDGRVVRGFIGVQIDNISPRAQAILQIPTAQGALIMGVMEQGPADKAGIKAYDVITKFENGNISSAEEFSDAIKDFPIGKTAKVELLRQGKKQNVTLMIANPPDEPRALRVQKPLNRKGDQAPFSVGFKVVDFSETIAQELGIAPRVPRGPIVVEVQAGSPAAQNGLKVGDVILDVNKRPVKSAKEVISALKKGSNHLRVQKKAEVSFIFLDI